A single Oleidesulfovibrio alaskensis DSM 16109 DNA region contains:
- a CDS encoding phage antirepressor N-terminal domain-containing protein produces the protein MCDALGVSWPRQFRKIKEDHVLEGVVAISETTGCDGKTYKMSMLPIEFANCGRNDHGYHWRLMGTFEMRYRNGNAASRLQSTCEDHG, from the coding sequence GTGTGTGATGCACTCGGTGTTAGCTGGCCTCGTCAGTTCAGAAAGATCAAGGAAGATCATGTGCTTGAGGGAGTTGTTGCCATTTCGGAAACAACTGGATGTGACGGCAAGACCTACAAGATGTCCATGCTCCCTATCGAGTTCGCCAACTGTGGCCGAAATGACCATGGTTACCACTGGCGGCTGATGGGTACTTTCGAGATGCGTTACCGAAATGGCAACGCAGCTTCCCGGCTCCAGTCAACGTGTGAAGATCATGGCTGA
- a CDS encoding Rha family transcriptional regulator, protein MNTATVTNSLVMLLDDKAMTTSLKVAEMFGKAHKDVLRAIHNLSCSDEFIERNFAPNEYEFNVGFGIKKAPMYLMTRDGFTFLAMGFTGKRAAQFKEKYIEAFNRMEAELMKRQVNALPDFTNLVEAARAWADQVEQKMVYEAQAKALVP, encoded by the coding sequence ATGAATACTGCGACTGTGACCAACTCCCTTGTGATGCTTCTGGACGACAAAGCCATGACTACGAGCCTCAAGGTGGCGGAGATGTTCGGGAAGGCGCACAAGGATGTGTTGAGAGCTATACATAATCTCAGCTGCTCGGATGAATTTATAGAGCGCAATTTTGCGCCCAATGAGTACGAGTTCAATGTTGGCTTCGGAATAAAGAAGGCTCCGATGTACCTCATGACCCGCGACGGATTCACTTTCCTCGCAATGGGCTTCACTGGCAAACGTGCTGCTCAGTTCAAAGAGAAGTACATCGAAGCCTTCAACCGCATGGAAGCCGAACTGATGAAGCGACAGGTGAATGCCCTGCCCGACTTTACCAATCTTGTTGAAGCCGCTCGTGCGTGGGCTGATCAGGTCGAACAGAAGATGGTTTACGAAGCACAGGCCAAAGCCCTCGTCCCCTAG